CGTGGAGTGGGCGCCCGAGACGCGATTCGCCGGGCTGGAGATGGACGGCCCCGAATCCGTCGTCCACCTGGAAGGCCCCCGCGGCCCGGTGGCAGTCCGGGCGCGCTTCGTGGTCGGCGCGGACGGGGCGACGTCGCGGGTGGCGCGCGCGCTGGAGCTGGACGAGAACACGGAGTGGATCGTAGGCGTGGAGGACGTGCTGCGGGGCGTGGATGCGGGCGGGCCGCCGTGCTTCCACTGCTTCCTGGACCCCGAGGTCGCGCCGGGCTACATCGCGTGGCTGGTGAGCGACGGCGAGGAGGCGCACCTGGGCGTGGGCGGCTACGCGCGGCACTTCCAGCCGCTAGACGCGCTGCGGCGCTTCCGCGCGATGGCCGAGCGCCGCTTCGGGCTGAAGGGCGCGGAAACGGTGGAGCGGCGCGGCGGGCGAATTCCCGTGGGCGGCGTGCTGCGCCGCATCGCGAACCGGCGCGGGCTGCTCACGGGCGACGCGGCGGGCGCGGTGTCGCCGCTCACCGCGGGCGGGCTGGACCCGTGCCTGCGCCTCTCCGCCCTGGCCGCGCACGTGGCGGGCGACTTCCTGGAGACGGGAGATGAGGCCGCGCTCGCGCCGTACTGCGGCGACCGATTCCGGGCGCACTTCCGCACGCGCATCGCCATGCGGCGCGCCATCGCGGCCGTGCGCAGCCCGCTGCTGCTGGAGATGGCGTGCGCCGCGCTTCGCTCACCCCTGCTGCGACCGCTGGCGGGCGGCGTCTTCTTCGGCCGCGGCTCGTTCCCGGACGTGGATCCCGGCCCGCGCAGGCTCGTACACCGGCCGGGAGATGGAGGGCGGACGGTCCGCGCCGCATCTACCGAACGCCCGGCCGTGCATCTCCCGGAAGCGGTGGAAGCGGAGGTGGCGCCATGACGGGCGATGCGGAGGCGATGGAGCTCGCCCCGGCGGCCGCCCGGCCGCTACCGGTCATGTCGCCGCGGACGCGAACCGGCCTGTGTGTCTTGGCCGCGGCCGTGTCGCTGGGCGTGGCTGCCGACGTGCTGCTGCGGCCCATGCCGTGGGGGCTGAACCTGGCCTTGTGGATGCTGGAGGTGTGCGGCGCGACGCTGGCGGTGGAGCGCTGGTCCGGCACGGAGCGGGCGGCCGCGGGCTGGATGCCCGGCGCCATCGCCGTCTCGCTGCTCATGGCGTGGCGCGACTCGCCGACGCTGAAGGCGCTGGACGTCTTTGCGCTGCTGGCGGTGCTGTGCCTGGCGGCGTTCCGCGCCCAGGGCGGCCCGGTGGTGCTCGCGGGCGTGGGCGACTACCTGCTCTCGCTGGTGGCGGGCGCCGGCTACGCCATCGCCGGGGCGGTCCCGGTGCTGGGCTACGACGTGAAGTGGGGCGAGATCCCGCGCGGCGGGTGGTCCGGCCGCGCCGCCGCCGTGGTCCGCGGGCTGCTGTTCGCCGCGCCGCTCCTCCTCGTCTTCGGCGCGCTGCTCGCCGCCGCGGACGCGGCGTTCGAGGGGCTCCTGACCGGGCTACCGGGCATCAGGATGGACGTGGTGATCGGCCACGTGGTCATGGCCGGCGTCTTTGCCTGGCTGTCCAGCGGGTTCCTGCGGGCGCTGTTCGTCTCCGGGAGCGCGGTCGCGAAGGCGAAGGCCGCTCCCGCGCCGGGCTTCCGCATGGGCGTGGTGGAGGCCGGCATCGTGCTGGGGACGCTGAATGCGCTCTTCCTGGCGTTCGTGGTGGTGCAGATGCGCTGGTTCTTCGGCGGGGCGGGCGTGGTGGCGTCGCAACCGGGGCTGGGGTACGCGGAGTACGCGCGGCGCGGGTTCTTCGAGCTGGTGACGGTCGCGGCACTGGTGCTGCCGCTGCTGCTGGGCGTGCACTGGCTGCTGCGCGGCGACGGGCGGGGCGAACGGGCTTTCCGCTGGCTGGCTGGCGTGCAGCTCGGCCTCCTCTCCGTCATCATGGCCTCGGCGATGTGGCGGATGTGGATGTACCAGGCGGCGTACGGCCTCACCGAGCTGCGGCTGTACACCACGGCGTTCATGCTGTGGCTGGCCGTGGTCTTCGGCTGGTTCGCCGCCACGGTGCTGCGCGGGCGCCGCGACCGTTTCGTCTTCGGCGCGCTGGTCTCGGGCGCGGTGACGCTCGGAGCGCTGCACCTCGCCAGCCCGGACGCGGTGATCGTCGCTGTGAACGCCAACCGCCCGGACGCCGAGCAGCGCTTCGACGGCGCGTACGCGTCTTCGCTCAGCGGCGACGCAGTGCCGGGCGTGCTGCGCGCGCTGCCCCGCCTGAACGCGGACGAGCGCTGCCTGGCCGCGAAGAGCCTGCTGAAACAGTGGGCCCCTTCGGCAAGGACCGACTGGCGGGCGTGGAGCTGGGGAAGCTGGCGCGCCCGGGGCGCCATAGCGCGCCACCAGCCGGAGCTGCGCGCCGCCTGCACCCCGGAGATCGAGCAGCGCCTGCGAGACCGCCAGCAGGCGGAGCGCGAGCGTCGCACCGCGCCGATTCCCCTGCCGCAGTCCGAGACTGCGGACGAACACGCGGCGGGGGCCGAATAGGAGCACGAGCCCGGCTGACCCAGCGCATTGGGCGGGGGATGCACGGCCTCGCATCCGCCGAGGCGATTCGGAGAGCCGAAAGATCGTCTGCCGTACCACATCTACCGAATACAAAAGCGAGCCGGCCTGCGCGATGTCGGGCCGGCTCGCCGGCGTTGGAATCTCTCGTGCGTGTGCTGGGTTCGGCGGGGTGCGGGATGCACATCTACGGTCCGTCCCGATCCGCATCTCTCGACGAGCCCGTACGAAACGCTTGCGCGGATGGGGATGTGGTATATTTTAAGCTAGGTGAAAAATTGGATTAGAAATCCAGCAACTTTCTGCAAGCGATAGAATGTCCCTGCCACAGATCGAGGAGCCGGACGACCGCGGACCCGAGCCGGGATGGCGGCGGGCACGCGTGACGCCCAGCCTGGCCGAGGTGTACCGCAGCGTTCCGGTCACGGGAACCACGCGCTGGCGCAAGTTCCTGGCGTTCGCCGGGCCCGGCTACCTGGTGGCCGTGGGCTACATGGACCCGGGCAACTGGGCCACCGACCTGGCCGGCGGCAGCGCGTACGGATACCGGCTGCTGTTCGTGATCCTGCTGTCCAATCTGCTCGCCGTGCTGCTCCAGGGGCTGGCGTCCAAGCTGGGCATCGTGACGGGGCGCGACCTGGCGCAGGCGTGCCGCGACCACTACAGCCGGCCGGTGGTGTGGTTCCTGTGGGTGATCTGCGAGCTGGCGATCGCCGCGTGCGACCTGGCGGAGGTGATCGGCAGCGCCATCGCGCTGAACCTGCTCTTCGGGCTGCCCATCGCGTGGGGCGTGGTGCTCACGGCGCTGGACGTGCTGGTGGTGCTCTTCCTCCAGCAGAAGGGCTTCCGGGTGCTGGAGGCGCTGGTCATCACCCTGGTAGCCACCATCGGCATCGGGTTCCTGTTCGAGATGGTGCTGGCCCGGCCCGACGTGGCCCAGCTGGTGCGCGGCTTCGTGCCGCAGGCGGAGGTTCTCCGCAACCCGGGAATGCTGTACATTGCCATCGGCATCCTGGGCGCCACGGTCATGCCCCACAACCTGTACCTGCACTCCAGCGTGGTGCAGACGCGGCGCTACGAGCAGAGCGCCGCGGGCAAGCGCGAGGCGGTGCGCTACGCGTTCCTGGACAGCACCATCGCCCTGTCGCTGGCGCTGTTCATCAACGCCGCCATCCTGATCGTGGCCGCGGCCACCTTCCACACGTCTGGGCACTCCGACGTGGCGGAGATCCAGGACGCATACCGGCTGCTCACCCCGCTGCTGGGTGGCGGGGCCAGCATCGTGTTCGCGCTGGCGCTGCTGGCGTCGGGCCAGAACAGCACGCTCACCGGCACGCTGGCCGGCCAGATCGTGATGGAGGGCTTCCTCAACATCCGCCTGCGGCCGTGGGTGAGGCGCCTGATCACCCGGGCCATCGCCATCGTGCCAGCGGTGATCGTGGCGCTGATCTACGGCGAGAGCGGCACGGCGCGGCTGCTGGTCCTGAGCCAGGTGATCCTCTCGCTGCAGCTCTCGTTCGCCGTCTTCCCGCTGGTGCGCTTCACGTCCGACCGGCTGAAGATGGGCGAGTTCGCCAACGCCGGCTGGCTGCGCGCGCTGGCGTACCTGGTGGCGTTCTTCATCGCCGTCCTCAACCTGTGGCTCCTCGTGCAGACCTTCCGCGGCTGGCTGGGGTGACCATGTACAGGCGCATCCTCGTTCCCCTGGAGAACAGCCCGTACGACCGGGCCATCGTGGAGCACGTGCGGCGCCTGGCGTCGCTGTGCCGCTCGTCGGTCGTGCTCGTGCACGTGGCAGACGGCTGGGTCGCGCGAAACCACCACCAGCTCAACCTGCGCGAGAGCGAGGAGATGCAGGCCGACCGGCGCTACCTGGAGGAGACGGCGGCCTCTCTGGCCCGCGACGGCCTGGAGGTGGAGTCGATCCTGGCGAGCGGTGACCCGGCGCGCGAGATCGTGGACGTGGCGGGGCAGGAGGGCTGCGACCTGATCGCCATGTCCACCCACGGCCACCGCTTCGTGGGCGACGTCCTGTACGGCAGCGTGGCCAACGCCGTCCGCCATCACTCCACGCTCCCCGTCCTCGTCGTCCGCGGCAGCGCGGGTCCGGAGCCCGGGCCGCACTAGCACACCGTGGCGAGACACGACGAAGCAGCACCCGGAAGCAATCGCGTCCGGGTGCTGTTATTTTCGGTAGATACGATGCATCCGTCGAACGACTCGGACGAGGATCGGGACGGAAGATGCGCAGCGGTGTATCCGCTTCGGCCAGGGTCGCTGGACGCCTTTCGGAAGATGCGCGGTAGCCGGATCCGCGAGATGCGCGGCGGCGGCGCGTAAGGCCGTGGCATCGCCCTGGCGGGTGAACCCGCGGGGCTACAACCGCGCGAAGGCCGCTTCGTGGCCTGCTGCCGGACCATCCCGTCGCAACCCGTCGCCCCGCCCAGCCGAAAATCGGATTGGTGCAATCGCGCACGTCGAGTCGACCGTCAGCGGCCGCGGCCGCGACACCTTGCGGTTGATCTCCGGAGGGAGATTTGCGCGGTTGTTGCGCGGGTTCAACCTCCAGGCTCAGCTATCCCCGGCGCTGGGGCTCGCCACCACCACCACCACACATCTACCGAACGACAAACGCAGTTGCAGAGCTTTCCGCTGACACCGAACGACGTGCCGTGCGCCACGCCCGACCTGGGCATCGAGCTGTGCGGCGAGCGGGTGTACCTGATGCCGGAGCGGGCGCTGTTCCGCGAGCGCACCGGAACCCTGCTCGTGGCCGACGTGCACTGGGGCAAGGCCGCCACCTTCCGCGCGGCCGGCATCGCCGTCCCGGGCGGCACCACCACCGAGGGGCTGTCGCGGCTCACGGCGGCGCTGGAGCGCTCCGGGGCGCGGCGGCTGGTGTTCCTGGGCGACCTATTCCACGCCCGCGAGGGCCGCGTGGAGCGCACGCTCGCCGCCGTGGCCGAGTGGCGCGCCAGGCATGCGCACGTGGAGATGTCGCTCGTGCGCGGCAACCACGACAAGCACGCGGGCGATCCGCCGCCCGAGTTAGGCATCTCGTGCTGCACGCCGCCCTTTGACGCGGCGCCGTTCGTCTACCGACACCACCCCGACGAGTCGCCGGACGGCTACACGCTCTCCGGCCACGTGCACCCTGCCGTGCGGCTGCTGGGCCGCGGGCGCCAGCGGACGAGGCTTCCGTGCTTCTACTTCGGAGCGCGGGTGGGCATCCTGCCCGCGTTCGGCAGCTTCACCGGCGTCGCCGAGGTCACGCCCGGCCCCGGCGACCGCGTGTTCGTGCCGCTGGACGACTGCGTGATCGAAGTCACTGGCTGAAGCGGACCGCGCCCGCCGCTTGTAGGCCCTCCCGCATGGCTGCGACGCGCGGCTAGGCGGAGGATGGATGGCCGGCGCTCGCGTCCCGAGCCCGTCAGCCGTCGTGATCGTCGCCGCGGTCGCGGGCTTCGCGCGGGCGGGGCGGGGAGGCGTCCGGCCGGGGCCACGTCTTCTTCACGCCCACGATGAAGAGGAAGAGCGCGCCCGCGCCCAGCACCAGCTTGGTCTTGGACATTCCCTCTTTCTTCGGCTGCCTATCGGGCTTCTCGGCCATGGGTGGTGCGGAGATGCAGGGTGGACGGGCGCCGCGCCCCGGCGGGCGCGCGCCAGCAATATGCCGACGCCACGCCCCCGCGCACCAGTCGCCCCGGCGCGTGGTGCGCTGCGGGAATGTGAATGCCCTCGTGGCACGTCCGCTGTCCCCAGCGGTGCCCTCCCTCGAACCGTCCAGCCCGCGCATCTACCGAGAACATGCCTGCGGGACGAGAATCGTCCAGGCGGGATGGCTTGCCTTGTTTGCTCCACGCCGCAATCATAGGACTTGGGCGCTCGTCCCAGGCGCCGCTCCACCTGTGGTGAAAGGCGTGCGGCGTCCCGCTGCCTGACGAGCTCCCGGCCGGCCCGGGCTCCGGCAATCTCCGCCACATCGCATCTACCGTCCCGCCCGTAGTTGCATCGCGCAGCAGAAGCGCAGGCGTAGCGAAGCAATCCTGCTCAACCTCGTTCGGCATTTCCGCCGATGTGCGGGGAAGGCATCCCGCGTCCGTCCATTCCCACGTCACATCACCCGAGCTGCCCCGCAACCCCACACCACACGCAGGAGGAGAGATGTGCAACCCCGATTGGTCCCGGATCTTCACGCCGTCGGAGCTGGTGGTCGACGTCAGCGCGGACGACGGCGCCGAGGCGGTCACGACGGTCATCGCGGTCGTGAACGGAAACAGGACGCAGCAGACGGTGCAGGGAACGGCGGAATTTCCGCTGCGGTTCCCCATCGGGCCCGGCGACTCGTACCGCGTAGAGGTGGTGGTGGGGAGCAGCGGCAACCCGGCCAGTGCGGTGGTGACGTCCCAAGTCGTGGGCACCGACCCCCGCGGCCCGGACGTTTGCGTGCTGCGCGTGGATGCCGACAACCCCAGTGCCGACAACGTCATCAAGGCCAAAGGAAAGGCGGGATGATGCGCGCCCTCGCCCTCGCCGTCGCGGCGGCCTGCGTTGCGGCGCCGCCGCTCCGGGCGCAGCAGCCGGTCGCCTGCCAGGCCGATCGCACCATCACCGACTGCTACTCGCGGAACCGCGGAACCGGAGGCGCGGAGGTCCCCGACAGCATCCGCAAGCAGGCTCTGGCGGACGCGGCGCAACGCCTCCAGGCCAAGCAGGCGGGGCCCGACCTGTCCAGCGCGGGCCCGCTCGCGGCCATCGCCGACTTCCTCCCGCGCCTTGCGACCGAGCTGCTCGCGCCCGTCTCCGGCGGTGCGGACGCGCCGGACCTGGGGTTCAAGGCGAACCTGCCGCTGAACCAGGGCCCGCTCATCGACCTCGGCGCCACGCTCCAGGGCGCCGTGGTGATCCACCAGGCCGTCGTCAGCCCGCGGCTGCTGGACTCGGTGCCGCCCGCACTGCGCGCCGCGGCACAGGCCCGGCTGGAAGCGGACCTGGAGCCGTACGACGACGCCACCCTGACCGCGAGCCTGAACCTGGAGAACCAGCGCTTCGGGCGTAGCCTGCGGCAGCACCGTGCGGAGATCGGCTCCCTCTTCGTTGCCCTGGCCGGCGCCGACAGGGCAGGTGACCAGAGCCGCGTGGAACGGGCCGACGATCGTTACGACGCGTTCCGCAATTCGCTCGAAGCACGTGCGGAGAGGCGCGACACCCAGTGGTTCGAGGCGACGCGCATCGGAACGCCTGAGTGCACGCTGCGCGCGGGCCCATCCGCCCCGGGGCCGGCGGACGTGGGCGAGTTTCCGGTCGCGTGTCTCTCGCCCGCGGGCCGCGAGGCGCTGGAGGCGGAGATCGGGCTGCTCGCGGGGGCGGTCGCGCGGAACCGCGCCGCGCGCGACGAGCGGCTGAAGGCGTCGGGGTTCACGCATCTCGCGCAGCTCGTGAACAACCAGCCGCAGCTCAACGCCGCGTGGGAGTACCATTCGCGGCGCGGCGTGGTGGGGCCGAACGAATGGACCGGCCGCGCGCGCTTCGAGCTGGGGTTCGCGAACATGAACGGCCTGCGGCGAAGCTGCGGCGGCAAGGTGGACCCGGCGTGCCTCTCCAAGTACGTGAACGATCCCGCGGTGCGCAGCTCCCTCGCGCGCGGCGACCGGATGTTCGTGCAGCTCGACGTGACGCGCCGCAACACGTGGCGGTTGTCCATCCCCCAGGACTCGGTGGATATCCGTCTGGCGAGCGCGACGACGCTGGCGGCGGGCGCGGGCTACGGTGCGTACATCGGCAACCCGGAGGACGGCGAGAACCGCGACCGGCTGGACGGGCAGGCGAAGTGGGACTTCGCCCGCAACGACGCCGCGCGGCAGAACCGCTTCGTCGCCAGCCTCTTCTACACGCGGCACCTGACCGGCCAGGCGTCGGCCCTCATCGGCCTGTCGTACGCGAACCGGCCGGAGTTCCTGGGCGACGTGGACCGGAAGCTCCGCGCCAACCTGGGCCTCACCTACAAGCTGAACCAGAGCGCCGAGAGCCTGACCGGAACGTCGAAGTAGCCGAGCTCTCTCCGATGGATGGAAGATGATCGAAGGGCGGCGTCCACGCGGGCGCCGCCCTTCGTCTCGTGCACCGTGGGCTGGCGAACGCACGGAATGCCGGGTAGTCTCTCCCGAGTCTTCCATCGAGAACTCGGTAGAGATGATGATGAACATCCTGGTCCTCAACGTCGGCTCGTCGTCGGTCAAGTTCCAGCTGGTGCGGACGGACGAGGCGCGCTTCGCCGGGAACGCCGACGAGCGGCTGGCGCGCGGGCAGATCGAGCGCATCGGCGGGGAGGCGGTGTGGAGCTTCCGCGCGGCCGACGGGCCCACCGTGCGCGGCACGGCGCCGCTGCGCGACCACCGCGCGGCCGTGGAGTACGTGCTGGAGTGGATGACATCTGCCGAGAGCGGCGTGCCCATCGGCAGCGTGGCGGAGATCGGCGCGGCGGGGCACCGCGTGGTGCACGGCCGCGAGCGGTTCGTGCGCTCGGTGGGCATCGACGACGCGGTGCTGCGCGGCATCGAGGAAACCATCGAGCTGGCGCCGCTGCACAACCCGGCCAACCTGAAGGGCATCCTGGCCGTGCGCTCGGTGCTCGGGCCGGGCACGCCGC
This portion of the Longimicrobiaceae bacterium genome encodes:
- a CDS encoding NAD(P)/FAD-dependent oxidoreductase encodes the protein MKTYDAVVIGAGLAGLQCGRLLGRRGFAVLLADAKPSVDRSIHTTGIFVRRTLLDFDIPDDCLGPAVRHVTLYSPAGRALPLESPHDEFRVGRMGPLYLRWLADCREAGVEWAPETRFAGLEMDGPESVVHLEGPRGPVAVRARFVVGADGATSRVARALELDENTEWIVGVEDVLRGVDAGGPPCFHCFLDPEVAPGYIAWLVSDGEEAHLGVGGYARHFQPLDALRRFRAMAERRFGLKGAETVERRGGRIPVGGVLRRIANRRGLLTGDAAGAVSPLTAGGLDPCLRLSALAAHVAGDFLETGDEAALAPYCGDRFRAHFRTRIAMRRAIAAVRSPLLLEMACAALRSPLLRPLAGGVFFGRGSFPDVDPGPRRLVHRPGDGGRTVRAASTERPAVHLPEAVEAEVAP
- a CDS encoding DUF4173 domain-containing protein; its protein translation is MTGDAEAMELAPAAARPLPVMSPRTRTGLCVLAAAVSLGVAADVLLRPMPWGLNLALWMLEVCGATLAVERWSGTERAAAGWMPGAIAVSLLMAWRDSPTLKALDVFALLAVLCLAAFRAQGGPVVLAGVGDYLLSLVAGAGYAIAGAVPVLGYDVKWGEIPRGGWSGRAAAVVRGLLFAAPLLLVFGALLAAADAAFEGLLTGLPGIRMDVVIGHVVMAGVFAWLSSGFLRALFVSGSAVAKAKAAPAPGFRMGVVEAGIVLGTLNALFLAFVVVQMRWFFGGAGVVASQPGLGYAEYARRGFFELVTVAALVLPLLLGVHWLLRGDGRGERAFRWLAGVQLGLLSVIMASAMWRMWMYQAAYGLTELRLYTTAFMLWLAVVFGWFAATVLRGRRDRFVFGALVSGAVTLGALHLASPDAVIVAVNANRPDAEQRFDGAYASSLSGDAVPGVLRALPRLNADERCLAAKSLLKQWAPSARTDWRAWSWGSWRARGAIARHQPELRAACTPEIEQRLRDRQQAERERRTAPIPLPQSETADEHAAGAE
- a CDS encoding Nramp family divalent metal transporter, producing the protein MSLPQIEEPDDRGPEPGWRRARVTPSLAEVYRSVPVTGTTRWRKFLAFAGPGYLVAVGYMDPGNWATDLAGGSAYGYRLLFVILLSNLLAVLLQGLASKLGIVTGRDLAQACRDHYSRPVVWFLWVICELAIAACDLAEVIGSAIALNLLFGLPIAWGVVLTALDVLVVLFLQQKGFRVLEALVITLVATIGIGFLFEMVLARPDVAQLVRGFVPQAEVLRNPGMLYIAIGILGATVMPHNLYLHSSVVQTRRYEQSAAGKREAVRYAFLDSTIALSLALFINAAILIVAAATFHTSGHSDVAEIQDAYRLLTPLLGGGASIVFALALLASGQNSTLTGTLAGQIVMEGFLNIRLRPWVRRLITRAIAIVPAVIVALIYGESGTARLLVLSQVILSLQLSFAVFPLVRFTSDRLKMGEFANAGWLRALAYLVAFFIAVLNLWLLVQTFRGWLG
- a CDS encoding universal stress protein is translated as MYRRILVPLENSPYDRAIVEHVRRLASLCRSSVVLVHVADGWVARNHHQLNLRESEEMQADRRYLEETAASLARDGLEVESILASGDPAREIVDVAGQEGCDLIAMSTHGHRFVGDVLYGSVANAVRHHSTLPVLVVRGSAGPEPGPH
- the pdeM gene encoding ligase-associated DNA damage response endonuclease PdeM, with translation MQSFPLTPNDVPCATPDLGIELCGERVYLMPERALFRERTGTLLVADVHWGKAATFRAAGIAVPGGTTTEGLSRLTAALERSGARRLVFLGDLFHAREGRVERTLAAVAEWRARHAHVEMSLVRGNHDKHAGDPPPELGISCCTPPFDAAPFVYRHHPDESPDGYTLSGHVHPAVRLLGRGRQRTRLPCFYFGARVGILPAFGSFTGVAEVTPGPGDRVFVPLDDCVIEVTG
- a CDS encoding acetate/propionate family kinase → MMMNILVLNVGSSSVKFQLVRTDEARFAGNADERLARGQIERIGGEAVWSFRAADGPTVRGTAPLRDHRAAVEYVLEWMTSAESGVPIGSVAEIGAAGHRVVHGRERFVRSVGIDDAVLRGIEETIELAPLHNPANLKGILAVRSVLGPGTPQVAVFDTAFHHTLPERAFLYAIPYSLYRRHRVRRYGFHGTSHRYISYRWRQLTGRPREGSRLITLHLGNGCSACAISGGESVDTSMGFTPLEGLVMGTRSGDLDPAILDYVAVKEGLSLPEVESLLNKQSGLLGISGL